One Chitinophagales bacterium genomic window carries:
- a CDS encoding acylphosphatase — protein MINVKHRNIRVTGKVQGVWYRDSARKKALELGITGFVRNEADGSVYIEAEGTAEQLDQFTAWCRQGPPLARVEKVEYTEAQPRHFSSFEILRSVF, from the coding sequence ATGATAAATGTAAAGCATCGCAATATCCGTGTTACAGGTAAAGTGCAGGGGGTATGGTATCGGGATTCTGCACGGAAGAAGGCGCTGGAGCTGGGTATCACAGGTTTTGTTCGCAATGAAGCCGATGGCTCTGTGTATATTGAAGCTGAGGGCACTGCAGAGCAACTGGATCAGTTTACTGCCTGGTGCAGACAGGGACCTCCATTGGCAAGAGTGGAAAAAGTGGAATACACGGAAGCGCAGCCAAGGCACTTCAGCAGCTTTGAAATATTACGGAGTGTTTTTTAG